The following proteins are encoded in a genomic region of Primulina huaijiensis isolate GDHJ02 chromosome 3, ASM1229523v2, whole genome shotgun sequence:
- the LOC140973484 gene encoding uncharacterized protein isoform X3, with protein MEPSKNLNFVQPNPLVRGNECLGHESQVYKVDTSGHASASLKFPETIFSDPKPVHNFSIQTGEEFALEFMLDRVNPRKPFIPNISGDTRYAAGYLEQLNIIGNVCTSAESGSDISMITREEKGSREFERSDLSLLGNKGNLGYSPSSQSVRHLSSDYHSDHKLVYASSGVSDSSSTKLKILCSFGGSILPRPSDGKLRYVGGETRIIIIRKDITWQELWQKATAIYFETQTIKYQYPGEDLDALVSVSTDEDLLNMMEDCHVLEDGEGSKMLRMFLFSLGDLDDAHFFLSNSDCDTKIKYVVAVNGMDSGYRKGSVLHGLSSFSGNNLNELEALNVEKDTSGTATEFIGESNLNSTGFLIPSTVESSKLLLSCPSIVYEQTGHRFEDKQHLPQFGYNLHTANYGLSESSAPQFSYGTMSQQKDLEGNPLSIPGTQVTDVQENESKQRVDSSIQTEKASNQILTNDQFIASQSRGGNSKSSYPVDESSVIIPKLGRELSSKTLKVEGMAPEPFPVSITLDAVNQFPNSSGNDYQISETLPVSESVNTESDPTALSYFESSFPPQRTFYSECIPREQSELLSRISKSDDSHSSQFIVNQPIIDVAHQDLVTESIEKPQNGNVGDLTRPPIAIDKSKLVVPEGLDDWCTKPHIMRQDDQIDDQGSVCDQALKSEAEAGLNLPAVSHEDSIKTSEGRTTDWVVEVGSQSIANDDHGHPRISTLTGAMEESSVDVPRTEQGDIIIDINDRFPRDFLSDIFSKAILSGSSSHIAPLLKDRAGLSINIENHEPKHWSFFQRLAGDQFARRDVSLIDQDHVFSADLTKVEEEAPLAYDFVQLAREGIARTHRELQDNSDVEDRKGFPDGDEAVSIALRSNYNASQVNASEGMQDDDLMDNMRIQDSDYEEGIGNIGLPLFDLSLVDFDIHSLQIIKNADLEELRELGSGTFGTVYHGKWRGSDVAIKRIKKSCFIGRQSEQERLTFEFWREAEILSKLHHPNVVAFYGVVQDGPGATLATVTEYMVDGSLRRVLLRKDRHLDRRKRLIIAMDAAFGMEYLHSKNIVHFDLKCDNLLVNLKDPSRPICKVGDFGLSKMKRNTLVSGGVRGTLPWMAPELLNGSSNKVSEKVDVFSFGIVLWEILTGEEPYANMHYGAIIGGIVSNTLRPPIPSYCDLEWRRLMEQCWAPNPSMRPCFTEIASRLRVMSASGQGRKVSS; from the exons ATGGAACCATCAAAAAATCTCAATTTTGTACAACCCAATCCCTTGGTACGTGGGAATGAATGTCTTGGTCATGAATCACAAGTTTATAAGGTGGATACTTCAGGTCATGCAAGTGCCAGTTTGAAGTTTCCAGAGACTATCTTTTCAGATCCTAAACCTGTGCATAACTTCTCTATTCAGACCGGAGAAGAATTTGCTCTCGAATTTATGCTTGACCGGGTCAATCCCCGGAAGCCATTTATTCCAAATATCTCTGGGGATACCAGGTATGCAGCTGGCTACTTGGAGCAGTTAAACATTATAGGAAATGTATGTACCAGCGCTGAAAGTGGTTCAGATATTTCCATGATTACCAGAGAAGAAAAAGGTTCAAGAGAATTTGAGCGAAGTGATTTGTCTTTACTTGGGAACAAGGGTAATCTTGGGTATTCGCCATCTTCGCAATCAGTGCGACATTTATCATCGGATTACCACAGTGACCACAAACTTGTGTATGCCTCATCTGGAGTATCTGATAGCTCATCAACAAAGCTGAAGATTCTCTGCAGTTTTGGTGGGAGTATCCTCCCTCGGCCTAGTGATGGAAAGCTCAGATATGTTGGTGGTGAAACACGCATTATCATAATAAGGAAGGACATTACTTGGCAAGAATTATGGCAGAAAGCTACTGCAATTTATTTTGAAACGCAGACTATTAAGTATCAGTATCCTGGGGAGGATCTTGATGCTTTAGTTTCTGTATCAACTGATGAGGATTTACTGAACATGATGGAAGATTGCCATGTTCTAGAAGATGGGGAAGGATCCAAAATGCTTCGCATGTTTCTATTCTCTCTTGGGGATTTGGATGATGCTCATTTCTTTCTATCCAACTCGGATTGTGACACAAAGATAAAATATGTAGTGGCTGTCAATGGAATGGATAGCGGATATAGAAAAGGCTCCGTTCTACATGGCTTATCAAGCTTTTCTGGAAATAATCTAAATGAGTTGGAAGCACTGAATGTTGAAAAGGATACAAGTGGGACTGCCACTGAATTTATTGGTGAAAGTAACTTAAATTCAACTGGCTTTCTCATTCCATCAACAGTTGAATCTTCTAAACTTCTTCTATCATGTCCGTCTATAGTTTATGAGCAGACTGGACATCGTTTTGAAGACAAGCAGCATCTGCCGCAATTTGGCTATAATTTGCATACAGCTAATTATGGACTTTCTGAAAGTTCAGCACCACAATTTTCCTATGGGACAATGTCTCAGCAAAAAGATCTTGAAGGGAATCCCTTAAGCATCCCAGGAACACAGGTCACAGATGTGCAGGAAAATGAATCAAAACAGAGAGTTGATAGTTCGATTCAAACTGAAAAGGCAAGTAATCAAATTTTAACTAATGATCAATTTATTGCTTCACAGTCACGCGGTGgtaattcaaaatctagttatcCTGTTGATGAGTCATCAGTGATCATCCCTAAGCTGGGTAGAGAACTTTCTTCGAAGACTTTGAAAGTTGAGGGGATGGCTCCAGAACCTTTTCCAGTTTCTATAACTCTTGATGCTGTTAATCAGTTTCCTAATTCATCTGGAAATGATTATCAGATTTCTGAAACTCTACCTGTTTCTGAATCTGTTAACACCGAGTCTGATCCTACGGCTTTAAGTTACTTTGAGTCCTCTTTTCCTCCCCAGAGGACATTTTATTCTGAGTGTATTCCTCGAGAGCAGTCAGAGTTGCTCAGTAGAATATCAAAATCTGATGATTCACATAGTTCTCAGTTTATTGTTAATCAACCAATAATTGATGTTGCTCATCAGGATTTAGTGACAGAATCTATAGAAAAACCTCAAAATGGAAATGTAGGTGATCTTACAAGGCCACCGATTGCTATTGACAAGTCTAAACTCGTCGTGCCTGAAGGCCTTGATGATTGGTGCACTAAACCTCATATTATGAGGCAGGATGATCAAATTGATGATCAAGGTTCTGTGTGTGATCAAGCTCTTAAGTCAGAGGCAGAAGCTGGATTGAATCTACCTGCGGTGAGCCATGAGGATTCAATTAAAACTTCTGAAGGTCGAACAACTGATTGGGTTGTTGAGGTTGGCAGTCAATCCATTGCTAATGATGACCACGGACATCCTCGAATTTCTACACTGACAGGAGCTATGGAAGAATCCAGTGTTGATGTTCCCAGAACGGAACAGGGCGACATAATCATTGATATAAATGACCGTTTCCCTCGTGATTTTCTTTCTgatatattttcaaaagctattctCTCTGGTAGTTCATCCCATATTGCTCCTCTTTTGAAAGATCGAGCAGGTTTGAGCATTAATATTGAAAATCATGAACCTAAACACTGGTCTTTCTTCCAAAGATTGGCAGGAGATCAATTTGCTAGAAGGGATGTTTCTCTGATTGATCAGGACCATGTATTTTCTGCCGACCTTACAAAAGTTGAAGAGGAGGCTCCTTTGGCATATGACTTCGTTCAGCTGGCTAGGGAGGGGATTGCTCGAACTCACAGGGAATTGCAGGATAACTCTGATGTAGAAGATCGAAAAGGCTTCCCTGATGGAGATGAAGCTGTCTCGATAGCTCTTCGTTCCAATTATAATGCATCACAAGTGAATGCCAGTGAAGGCATGCAGGATGATGATTTGATGGACAATATGAGAATTCAGGACTCAGATTATGAG GAAGGGATAGGAAATATCGGCTTACCTCTTTTTGATCTCTCTTTGGTGGATTTTGATATACACTCGTTGCAG ATCATAAAAAATGCAGATCTTGAAGAATTGAGGGAACTTGGTTCTGGCACATTTGGGACTGTATATCATGGAAAATGGAGAGGCTCAGATGTAGCAATTAAACGAATAAAGAAGAGTTGCTTTATTGGTCGACAATCAGAGCAAGAAAGACTG ACCTTTGAATTTTGGAGGGAAGCTGAAATTCTTTCAAAGCTTCACCACCCCAATGTTGTAGCATTCTATGGTGTTGTACAAGATGGACCAGGGGCGACATTGGCTACTGTTACGGAATACATGGTTGATGGATCTTTAAGACGTGTTTTACTCCGGAAGGATAG GCATCTTGATCGCCGGAAGCGGCTCATCATTGCAATGGATGCAGCTTTTGGTATGGAGTATCTGCATTCAAAGAATATAGTGCACTTCGATCTCAAATGTGACAATTTGTTGGTTAACCTGAAAGATCCTTCAAGACCTATATGCAAG GTTGGAGATTTTGGTCTATCAAAAATGAAGAGGAACACCTTAGTTTCTGGTGGAGTAAGGGGAACTCTTCCGTGGATGGCTCCAGAGCTGTTAAATGGCAGTAGCAATAAAGTTTCTGAGAAG GTGGACGTCTTTTCATTTGGCATTGTCTTGTGGGAGATACTCACAGGAGAGGAGCCTTATGCCAACATGCATTATGGTGCTATCATAG GCGGCATCGTGAGCAATACTCTGAGGCCACCCATTCCAAGCTACTGTGACCTAGAATGGAGAAGATTGATGGAGCAATGTTGGGCCCCGAATCCTTCTATGAGACCATGTTTTACAGAAATCGCTAGTCGGTTGCGTGTGATGTCTGCCTCTGGTCAGGGTCGGAAGGTGAGTTCATAG
- the LOC140973484 gene encoding uncharacterized protein isoform X2, with protein MHYDISTVIAVLLCGLCKLFRAVWNQELFPLNLFFIKERFSLLNMEPSKNLNFVQPNPLVRGNECLGHESQVYKVDTSGHASASLKFPETIFSDPKPVHNFSIQTGEEFALEFMLDRVNPRKPFIPNISGDTRYAAGYLEQLNIIGNVCTSAESGSDISMITREEKGSREFERSDLSLLGNKGNLGYSPSSQSVRHLSSDYHSDHKLVYASSGVSDSSSTKLKILCSFGGSILPRPSDGKLRYVGGETRIIIIRKDITWQELWQKATAIYFETQTIKYQYPGEDLDALVSVSTDEDLLNMMEDCHVLEDGEGSKMLRMFLFSLGDLDDAHFFLSNSDCDTKIKYVVAVNGMDSGYRKGSVLHGLSSFSGNNLNELEALNVEKDTSGTATEFIGESNLNSTGFLIPSTVESSKLLLSCPSIVYEQTGHRFEDKQHLPQFGYNLHTANYGLSESSAPQFSYGTMSQQKDLEGNPLSIPGTQVTDVQENESKQRVDSSIQTEKASNQILTNDQFIASQSRGGNSKSSYPVDESSVIIPKLGRELSSKTLKVEGMAPEPFPVSITLDAVNQFPNSSGNDYQISETLPVSESVNTESDPTALSYFESSFPPQRTFYSECIPREQSELLSRISKSDDSHSSQFIVNQPIIDVAHQDLVTESIEKPQNGNVGDLTRPPIAIDKSKLVVPEGLDDWCTKPHIMRQDDQIDDQGSVCDQALKSEAEAGLNLPAVSHEDSIKTSEGRTTDWVVEVGSQSIANDDHGHPRISTLTGAMEESSVDVPRTEQGDIIIDINDRFPRDFLSDIFSKAILSGSSSHIAPLLKDRAGLSINIENHEPKHWSFFQRLAGDQFARRDVSLIDQDHVFSADLTKVEEEAPLAYDFVQLAREGIARTHRELQDNSDVEDRKGFPDGDEAVSIALRSNYNASQVNASEGMQDDDLMDNMRIQDSDYEIIKNADLEELRELGSGTFGTVYHGKWRGSDVAIKRIKKSCFIGRQSEQERLTFEFWREAEILSKLHHPNVVAFYGVVQDGPGATLATVTEYMVDGSLRRVLLRKDRHLDRRKRLIIAMDAAFGMEYLHSKNIVHFDLKCDNLLVNLKDPSRPICKVGDFGLSKMKRNTLVSGGVRGTLPWMAPELLNGSSNKVSEKVDVFSFGIVLWEILTGEEPYANMHYGAIIGGIVSNTLRPPIPSYCDLEWRRLMEQCWAPNPSMRPCFTEIASRLRVMSASGQGRKVSS; from the exons ATGCATTATGACATTAGCACAG TAATTGCGGTGCTCCTTTGTGGCCTTTGCAAGTTATTCAGAGCAGTGTGGAATCAAGAGTTGTTTCCAttgaatttgtttttcattAAGGAGAGATTCAGCCTTTTGAATATGGAACCATCAAAAAATCTCAATTTTGTACAACCCAATCCCTTGGTACGTGGGAATGAATGTCTTGGTCATGAATCACAAGTTTATAAGGTGGATACTTCAGGTCATGCAAGTGCCAGTTTGAAGTTTCCAGAGACTATCTTTTCAGATCCTAAACCTGTGCATAACTTCTCTATTCAGACCGGAGAAGAATTTGCTCTCGAATTTATGCTTGACCGGGTCAATCCCCGGAAGCCATTTATTCCAAATATCTCTGGGGATACCAGGTATGCAGCTGGCTACTTGGAGCAGTTAAACATTATAGGAAATGTATGTACCAGCGCTGAAAGTGGTTCAGATATTTCCATGATTACCAGAGAAGAAAAAGGTTCAAGAGAATTTGAGCGAAGTGATTTGTCTTTACTTGGGAACAAGGGTAATCTTGGGTATTCGCCATCTTCGCAATCAGTGCGACATTTATCATCGGATTACCACAGTGACCACAAACTTGTGTATGCCTCATCTGGAGTATCTGATAGCTCATCAACAAAGCTGAAGATTCTCTGCAGTTTTGGTGGGAGTATCCTCCCTCGGCCTAGTGATGGAAAGCTCAGATATGTTGGTGGTGAAACACGCATTATCATAATAAGGAAGGACATTACTTGGCAAGAATTATGGCAGAAAGCTACTGCAATTTATTTTGAAACGCAGACTATTAAGTATCAGTATCCTGGGGAGGATCTTGATGCTTTAGTTTCTGTATCAACTGATGAGGATTTACTGAACATGATGGAAGATTGCCATGTTCTAGAAGATGGGGAAGGATCCAAAATGCTTCGCATGTTTCTATTCTCTCTTGGGGATTTGGATGATGCTCATTTCTTTCTATCCAACTCGGATTGTGACACAAAGATAAAATATGTAGTGGCTGTCAATGGAATGGATAGCGGATATAGAAAAGGCTCCGTTCTACATGGCTTATCAAGCTTTTCTGGAAATAATCTAAATGAGTTGGAAGCACTGAATGTTGAAAAGGATACAAGTGGGACTGCCACTGAATTTATTGGTGAAAGTAACTTAAATTCAACTGGCTTTCTCATTCCATCAACAGTTGAATCTTCTAAACTTCTTCTATCATGTCCGTCTATAGTTTATGAGCAGACTGGACATCGTTTTGAAGACAAGCAGCATCTGCCGCAATTTGGCTATAATTTGCATACAGCTAATTATGGACTTTCTGAAAGTTCAGCACCACAATTTTCCTATGGGACAATGTCTCAGCAAAAAGATCTTGAAGGGAATCCCTTAAGCATCCCAGGAACACAGGTCACAGATGTGCAGGAAAATGAATCAAAACAGAGAGTTGATAGTTCGATTCAAACTGAAAAGGCAAGTAATCAAATTTTAACTAATGATCAATTTATTGCTTCACAGTCACGCGGTGgtaattcaaaatctagttatcCTGTTGATGAGTCATCAGTGATCATCCCTAAGCTGGGTAGAGAACTTTCTTCGAAGACTTTGAAAGTTGAGGGGATGGCTCCAGAACCTTTTCCAGTTTCTATAACTCTTGATGCTGTTAATCAGTTTCCTAATTCATCTGGAAATGATTATCAGATTTCTGAAACTCTACCTGTTTCTGAATCTGTTAACACCGAGTCTGATCCTACGGCTTTAAGTTACTTTGAGTCCTCTTTTCCTCCCCAGAGGACATTTTATTCTGAGTGTATTCCTCGAGAGCAGTCAGAGTTGCTCAGTAGAATATCAAAATCTGATGATTCACATAGTTCTCAGTTTATTGTTAATCAACCAATAATTGATGTTGCTCATCAGGATTTAGTGACAGAATCTATAGAAAAACCTCAAAATGGAAATGTAGGTGATCTTACAAGGCCACCGATTGCTATTGACAAGTCTAAACTCGTCGTGCCTGAAGGCCTTGATGATTGGTGCACTAAACCTCATATTATGAGGCAGGATGATCAAATTGATGATCAAGGTTCTGTGTGTGATCAAGCTCTTAAGTCAGAGGCAGAAGCTGGATTGAATCTACCTGCGGTGAGCCATGAGGATTCAATTAAAACTTCTGAAGGTCGAACAACTGATTGGGTTGTTGAGGTTGGCAGTCAATCCATTGCTAATGATGACCACGGACATCCTCGAATTTCTACACTGACAGGAGCTATGGAAGAATCCAGTGTTGATGTTCCCAGAACGGAACAGGGCGACATAATCATTGATATAAATGACCGTTTCCCTCGTGATTTTCTTTCTgatatattttcaaaagctattctCTCTGGTAGTTCATCCCATATTGCTCCTCTTTTGAAAGATCGAGCAGGTTTGAGCATTAATATTGAAAATCATGAACCTAAACACTGGTCTTTCTTCCAAAGATTGGCAGGAGATCAATTTGCTAGAAGGGATGTTTCTCTGATTGATCAGGACCATGTATTTTCTGCCGACCTTACAAAAGTTGAAGAGGAGGCTCCTTTGGCATATGACTTCGTTCAGCTGGCTAGGGAGGGGATTGCTCGAACTCACAGGGAATTGCAGGATAACTCTGATGTAGAAGATCGAAAAGGCTTCCCTGATGGAGATGAAGCTGTCTCGATAGCTCTTCGTTCCAATTATAATGCATCACAAGTGAATGCCAGTGAAGGCATGCAGGATGATGATTTGATGGACAATATGAGAATTCAGGACTCAGATTATGAG ATCATAAAAAATGCAGATCTTGAAGAATTGAGGGAACTTGGTTCTGGCACATTTGGGACTGTATATCATGGAAAATGGAGAGGCTCAGATGTAGCAATTAAACGAATAAAGAAGAGTTGCTTTATTGGTCGACAATCAGAGCAAGAAAGACTG ACCTTTGAATTTTGGAGGGAAGCTGAAATTCTTTCAAAGCTTCACCACCCCAATGTTGTAGCATTCTATGGTGTTGTACAAGATGGACCAGGGGCGACATTGGCTACTGTTACGGAATACATGGTTGATGGATCTTTAAGACGTGTTTTACTCCGGAAGGATAG GCATCTTGATCGCCGGAAGCGGCTCATCATTGCAATGGATGCAGCTTTTGGTATGGAGTATCTGCATTCAAAGAATATAGTGCACTTCGATCTCAAATGTGACAATTTGTTGGTTAACCTGAAAGATCCTTCAAGACCTATATGCAAG GTTGGAGATTTTGGTCTATCAAAAATGAAGAGGAACACCTTAGTTTCTGGTGGAGTAAGGGGAACTCTTCCGTGGATGGCTCCAGAGCTGTTAAATGGCAGTAGCAATAAAGTTTCTGAGAAG GTGGACGTCTTTTCATTTGGCATTGTCTTGTGGGAGATACTCACAGGAGAGGAGCCTTATGCCAACATGCATTATGGTGCTATCATAG GCGGCATCGTGAGCAATACTCTGAGGCCACCCATTCCAAGCTACTGTGACCTAGAATGGAGAAGATTGATGGAGCAATGTTGGGCCCCGAATCCTTCTATGAGACCATGTTTTACAGAAATCGCTAGTCGGTTGCGTGTGATGTCTGCCTCTGGTCAGGGTCGGAAGGTGAGTTCATAG
- the LOC140973484 gene encoding uncharacterized protein isoform X1 translates to MHYDISTVIAVLLCGLCKLFRAVWNQELFPLNLFFIKERFSLLNMEPSKNLNFVQPNPLVRGNECLGHESQVYKVDTSGHASASLKFPETIFSDPKPVHNFSIQTGEEFALEFMLDRVNPRKPFIPNISGDTRYAAGYLEQLNIIGNVCTSAESGSDISMITREEKGSREFERSDLSLLGNKGNLGYSPSSQSVRHLSSDYHSDHKLVYASSGVSDSSSTKLKILCSFGGSILPRPSDGKLRYVGGETRIIIIRKDITWQELWQKATAIYFETQTIKYQYPGEDLDALVSVSTDEDLLNMMEDCHVLEDGEGSKMLRMFLFSLGDLDDAHFFLSNSDCDTKIKYVVAVNGMDSGYRKGSVLHGLSSFSGNNLNELEALNVEKDTSGTATEFIGESNLNSTGFLIPSTVESSKLLLSCPSIVYEQTGHRFEDKQHLPQFGYNLHTANYGLSESSAPQFSYGTMSQQKDLEGNPLSIPGTQVTDVQENESKQRVDSSIQTEKASNQILTNDQFIASQSRGGNSKSSYPVDESSVIIPKLGRELSSKTLKVEGMAPEPFPVSITLDAVNQFPNSSGNDYQISETLPVSESVNTESDPTALSYFESSFPPQRTFYSECIPREQSELLSRISKSDDSHSSQFIVNQPIIDVAHQDLVTESIEKPQNGNVGDLTRPPIAIDKSKLVVPEGLDDWCTKPHIMRQDDQIDDQGSVCDQALKSEAEAGLNLPAVSHEDSIKTSEGRTTDWVVEVGSQSIANDDHGHPRISTLTGAMEESSVDVPRTEQGDIIIDINDRFPRDFLSDIFSKAILSGSSSHIAPLLKDRAGLSINIENHEPKHWSFFQRLAGDQFARRDVSLIDQDHVFSADLTKVEEEAPLAYDFVQLAREGIARTHRELQDNSDVEDRKGFPDGDEAVSIALRSNYNASQVNASEGMQDDDLMDNMRIQDSDYEEGIGNIGLPLFDLSLVDFDIHSLQIIKNADLEELRELGSGTFGTVYHGKWRGSDVAIKRIKKSCFIGRQSEQERLTFEFWREAEILSKLHHPNVVAFYGVVQDGPGATLATVTEYMVDGSLRRVLLRKDRHLDRRKRLIIAMDAAFGMEYLHSKNIVHFDLKCDNLLVNLKDPSRPICKVGDFGLSKMKRNTLVSGGVRGTLPWMAPELLNGSSNKVSEKVDVFSFGIVLWEILTGEEPYANMHYGAIIGGIVSNTLRPPIPSYCDLEWRRLMEQCWAPNPSMRPCFTEIASRLRVMSASGQGRKVSS, encoded by the exons ATGCATTATGACATTAGCACAG TAATTGCGGTGCTCCTTTGTGGCCTTTGCAAGTTATTCAGAGCAGTGTGGAATCAAGAGTTGTTTCCAttgaatttgtttttcattAAGGAGAGATTCAGCCTTTTGAATATGGAACCATCAAAAAATCTCAATTTTGTACAACCCAATCCCTTGGTACGTGGGAATGAATGTCTTGGTCATGAATCACAAGTTTATAAGGTGGATACTTCAGGTCATGCAAGTGCCAGTTTGAAGTTTCCAGAGACTATCTTTTCAGATCCTAAACCTGTGCATAACTTCTCTATTCAGACCGGAGAAGAATTTGCTCTCGAATTTATGCTTGACCGGGTCAATCCCCGGAAGCCATTTATTCCAAATATCTCTGGGGATACCAGGTATGCAGCTGGCTACTTGGAGCAGTTAAACATTATAGGAAATGTATGTACCAGCGCTGAAAGTGGTTCAGATATTTCCATGATTACCAGAGAAGAAAAAGGTTCAAGAGAATTTGAGCGAAGTGATTTGTCTTTACTTGGGAACAAGGGTAATCTTGGGTATTCGCCATCTTCGCAATCAGTGCGACATTTATCATCGGATTACCACAGTGACCACAAACTTGTGTATGCCTCATCTGGAGTATCTGATAGCTCATCAACAAAGCTGAAGATTCTCTGCAGTTTTGGTGGGAGTATCCTCCCTCGGCCTAGTGATGGAAAGCTCAGATATGTTGGTGGTGAAACACGCATTATCATAATAAGGAAGGACATTACTTGGCAAGAATTATGGCAGAAAGCTACTGCAATTTATTTTGAAACGCAGACTATTAAGTATCAGTATCCTGGGGAGGATCTTGATGCTTTAGTTTCTGTATCAACTGATGAGGATTTACTGAACATGATGGAAGATTGCCATGTTCTAGAAGATGGGGAAGGATCCAAAATGCTTCGCATGTTTCTATTCTCTCTTGGGGATTTGGATGATGCTCATTTCTTTCTATCCAACTCGGATTGTGACACAAAGATAAAATATGTAGTGGCTGTCAATGGAATGGATAGCGGATATAGAAAAGGCTCCGTTCTACATGGCTTATCAAGCTTTTCTGGAAATAATCTAAATGAGTTGGAAGCACTGAATGTTGAAAAGGATACAAGTGGGACTGCCACTGAATTTATTGGTGAAAGTAACTTAAATTCAACTGGCTTTCTCATTCCATCAACAGTTGAATCTTCTAAACTTCTTCTATCATGTCCGTCTATAGTTTATGAGCAGACTGGACATCGTTTTGAAGACAAGCAGCATCTGCCGCAATTTGGCTATAATTTGCATACAGCTAATTATGGACTTTCTGAAAGTTCAGCACCACAATTTTCCTATGGGACAATGTCTCAGCAAAAAGATCTTGAAGGGAATCCCTTAAGCATCCCAGGAACACAGGTCACAGATGTGCAGGAAAATGAATCAAAACAGAGAGTTGATAGTTCGATTCAAACTGAAAAGGCAAGTAATCAAATTTTAACTAATGATCAATTTATTGCTTCACAGTCACGCGGTGgtaattcaaaatctagttatcCTGTTGATGAGTCATCAGTGATCATCCCTAAGCTGGGTAGAGAACTTTCTTCGAAGACTTTGAAAGTTGAGGGGATGGCTCCAGAACCTTTTCCAGTTTCTATAACTCTTGATGCTGTTAATCAGTTTCCTAATTCATCTGGAAATGATTATCAGATTTCTGAAACTCTACCTGTTTCTGAATCTGTTAACACCGAGTCTGATCCTACGGCTTTAAGTTACTTTGAGTCCTCTTTTCCTCCCCAGAGGACATTTTATTCTGAGTGTATTCCTCGAGAGCAGTCAGAGTTGCTCAGTAGAATATCAAAATCTGATGATTCACATAGTTCTCAGTTTATTGTTAATCAACCAATAATTGATGTTGCTCATCAGGATTTAGTGACAGAATCTATAGAAAAACCTCAAAATGGAAATGTAGGTGATCTTACAAGGCCACCGATTGCTATTGACAAGTCTAAACTCGTCGTGCCTGAAGGCCTTGATGATTGGTGCACTAAACCTCATATTATGAGGCAGGATGATCAAATTGATGATCAAGGTTCTGTGTGTGATCAAGCTCTTAAGTCAGAGGCAGAAGCTGGATTGAATCTACCTGCGGTGAGCCATGAGGATTCAATTAAAACTTCTGAAGGTCGAACAACTGATTGGGTTGTTGAGGTTGGCAGTCAATCCATTGCTAATGATGACCACGGACATCCTCGAATTTCTACACTGACAGGAGCTATGGAAGAATCCAGTGTTGATGTTCCCAGAACGGAACAGGGCGACATAATCATTGATATAAATGACCGTTTCCCTCGTGATTTTCTTTCTgatatattttcaaaagctattctCTCTGGTAGTTCATCCCATATTGCTCCTCTTTTGAAAGATCGAGCAGGTTTGAGCATTAATATTGAAAATCATGAACCTAAACACTGGTCTTTCTTCCAAAGATTGGCAGGAGATCAATTTGCTAGAAGGGATGTTTCTCTGATTGATCAGGACCATGTATTTTCTGCCGACCTTACAAAAGTTGAAGAGGAGGCTCCTTTGGCATATGACTTCGTTCAGCTGGCTAGGGAGGGGATTGCTCGAACTCACAGGGAATTGCAGGATAACTCTGATGTAGAAGATCGAAAAGGCTTCCCTGATGGAGATGAAGCTGTCTCGATAGCTCTTCGTTCCAATTATAATGCATCACAAGTGAATGCCAGTGAAGGCATGCAGGATGATGATTTGATGGACAATATGAGAATTCAGGACTCAGATTATGAG GAAGGGATAGGAAATATCGGCTTACCTCTTTTTGATCTCTCTTTGGTGGATTTTGATATACACTCGTTGCAG ATCATAAAAAATGCAGATCTTGAAGAATTGAGGGAACTTGGTTCTGGCACATTTGGGACTGTATATCATGGAAAATGGAGAGGCTCAGATGTAGCAATTAAACGAATAAAGAAGAGTTGCTTTATTGGTCGACAATCAGAGCAAGAAAGACTG ACCTTTGAATTTTGGAGGGAAGCTGAAATTCTTTCAAAGCTTCACCACCCCAATGTTGTAGCATTCTATGGTGTTGTACAAGATGGACCAGGGGCGACATTGGCTACTGTTACGGAATACATGGTTGATGGATCTTTAAGACGTGTTTTACTCCGGAAGGATAG GCATCTTGATCGCCGGAAGCGGCTCATCATTGCAATGGATGCAGCTTTTGGTATGGAGTATCTGCATTCAAAGAATATAGTGCACTTCGATCTCAAATGTGACAATTTGTTGGTTAACCTGAAAGATCCTTCAAGACCTATATGCAAG GTTGGAGATTTTGGTCTATCAAAAATGAAGAGGAACACCTTAGTTTCTGGTGGAGTAAGGGGAACTCTTCCGTGGATGGCTCCAGAGCTGTTAAATGGCAGTAGCAATAAAGTTTCTGAGAAG GTGGACGTCTTTTCATTTGGCATTGTCTTGTGGGAGATACTCACAGGAGAGGAGCCTTATGCCAACATGCATTATGGTGCTATCATAG GCGGCATCGTGAGCAATACTCTGAGGCCACCCATTCCAAGCTACTGTGACCTAGAATGGAGAAGATTGATGGAGCAATGTTGGGCCCCGAATCCTTCTATGAGACCATGTTTTACAGAAATCGCTAGTCGGTTGCGTGTGATGTCTGCCTCTGGTCAGGGTCGGAAGGTGAGTTCATAG